One genomic segment of Hymenobacter psoromatis includes these proteins:
- a CDS encoding ferritin-like domain-containing protein: MKLVQLFAGLARLDAGAAAQLGSRRQLVRYLGGAGRAVAGAALPGLLSGLPRRAAAQAATLSGPATDALTLVVQLGYLQLYLYQQGVALFAGNDQAALLAIMADEQAHLTTLQADLGLATTAVAQATSFDYTAVGQLTPFADAPSFLALAQVLEDLSVRAYKTALATLIGNQAEQRTVLGIHTVQARHASHIRTMRRGGVGVAGADGGGPADSLPKSWVSEQEGGGPVPAVTAAIYGPGAQATATTPAYPAEDNTTQAQLDLLVNTVALSDKLQITKYVASEAFDEPLDGKSVKAIALQFVAQGNPAKLFL; the protein is encoded by the coding sequence ATGAAGCTAGTACAGCTTTTTGCCGGCTTAGCGCGGCTCGATGCCGGGGCAGCGGCGCAGCTAGGCTCGCGCCGGCAGCTGGTGCGCTACCTGGGCGGCGCGGGGCGGGCCGTGGCGGGGGCCGCCCTGCCGGGCCTGCTCAGCGGCCTGCCGCGCCGGGCCGCCGCGCAGGCTGCTACCCTCTCTGGCCCGGCCACCGACGCGCTAACGCTGGTGGTGCAGCTGGGCTACCTGCAACTGTATCTGTATCAGCAAGGGGTGGCCCTGTTTGCGGGCAACGACCAGGCGGCCCTGCTGGCCATTATGGCCGACGAGCAAGCACACCTGACCACGCTGCAGGCCGACCTGGGCCTGGCGACCACCGCAGTTGCCCAAGCTACGAGTTTTGACTATACCGCCGTTGGCCAGCTCACGCCTTTTGCCGACGCGCCGAGCTTCCTGGCGCTGGCGCAGGTACTGGAAGACTTAAGCGTGCGCGCCTACAAAACGGCCTTGGCCACCCTCATTGGCAACCAAGCCGAGCAACGCACCGTGCTGGGCATCCACACGGTGCAGGCGCGCCACGCCTCGCACATCCGTACGATGCGGCGGGGGGGGGTAGGCGTGGCCGGGGCCGACGGCGGCGGGCCAGCCGACAGCCTCCCTAAAAGCTGGGTGTCGGAGCAGGAGGGCGGCGGGCCGGTGCCGGCAGTCACGGCAGCTATTTACGGCCCCGGCGCGCAGGCCACGGCCACTACCCCCGCCTACCCAGCCGAAGACAATACTACGCAGGCTCAGCTCGACTTACTCGTGAATACAGTAGCGCTTAGTGATAAATTACAAATAACAAAGTATGTGGCCAGCGAGGCTTTTGATGAGCCGCTGGATGGCAAGTCGGTGAAAGCTATCGCGCTACAATTTGTGGCTCAGGGCAATCCGGCCAAGCTGTTTTTATAG
- a CDS encoding ferritin-like domain-containing protein: protein MPIPPLAAAGFPAPLLSFLPPMRRRGFLRYAGATAGTAALVVAGCAKNGATPATTDVGAGDVGALNLVFALKQVETAFYAQVVAGSYYTALSATSANYQILSDLVRHERLHLDFLRSVLASNALRPLTLMPLTDKVDVTTLATPAGSARPGIWQAAQQLEDLGVAVCNGAAPYCVSAAYLTLLSKITSVEARHAALLRDLRLADDASLGAAYFIGPDIIAPDTHQEKVQLPASLLPTLNAYLAADSQLTAVRLM, encoded by the coding sequence ATGCCTATTCCGCCCCTGGCCGCGGCCGGCTTTCCTGCTCCGCTGCTTAGCTTCCTACCGCCCATGCGGCGGCGGGGTTTTCTGCGGTATGCCGGGGCCACGGCTGGCACGGCGGCGCTGGTAGTGGCGGGCTGCGCCAAAAATGGGGCTACCCCCGCTACTACCGACGTAGGGGCCGGCGACGTCGGGGCCCTGAACCTGGTATTCGCCCTCAAGCAGGTGGAGACCGCTTTCTACGCCCAGGTGGTGGCGGGCAGCTACTATACCGCGCTATCTGCTACCTCGGCCAACTACCAGATTCTGAGCGACCTAGTGCGGCACGAGCGCCTCCACCTCGATTTCCTGCGCTCGGTGCTGGCCTCTAATGCCCTGCGGCCGCTGACCCTGATGCCGCTGACCGATAAAGTAGACGTGACGACCCTGGCTACCCCCGCCGGCTCGGCCCGGCCCGGTATCTGGCAGGCGGCCCAACAGCTGGAAGACTTGGGCGTGGCCGTCTGCAACGGGGCCGCGCCGTACTGCGTATCGGCGGCCTACCTTACGCTACTGAGCAAAATCACGTCGGTCGAGGCCCGGCACGCGGCTCTCTTGCGCGACCTGCGGCTGGCCGACGATGCCAGCCTGGGCGCGGCCTACTTCATCGGCCCCGATATCATTGCCCCCGACACGCACCAGGAAAAAGTGCAGTTGCCCGCCTCCCTACTTCCCACCCTGAACGCCTACCTGGCCGCCGACTCGCAGCTGACGGCCGTTCGGCTCATGTAG
- a CDS encoding ferritin-like domain-containing protein, with product MPIPFSAAPSALADYPPRPVDAGRRSFVKYAGATAAALALAGCKKHQQIPGVVEVGSGDAGALNFAYAQEQLQAAFYAQVLAGDYFRNLAAGSAEQQVFTDIARHERIHTDFLKALIIQGKATPIQVLTVDFSAVNFGDRHAVLSTAQLLEDTGVAAYNGVARFFTVPAYLLLAAKIVSVEARHAALIRDLLTPNSFVANDVVTLAEGTSLERPQTPSQVAAIFNTFLAPGSTLDVTGLY from the coding sequence ATGCCCATTCCTTTTTCGGCCGCGCCGTCGGCGCTGGCCGACTATCCTCCGCGGCCGGTTGATGCCGGGCGGCGCTCCTTCGTGAAATACGCCGGGGCCACGGCCGCCGCACTGGCCCTGGCCGGCTGCAAAAAGCACCAGCAGATACCCGGCGTGGTGGAGGTGGGCAGCGGCGATGCCGGGGCCCTCAACTTCGCCTACGCCCAAGAGCAGCTGCAAGCGGCTTTCTACGCCCAGGTGCTGGCCGGGGATTATTTCAGAAACCTGGCGGCGGGCAGCGCCGAGCAGCAGGTCTTTACGGATATAGCCCGGCACGAACGCATCCATACCGACTTCCTCAAGGCGTTGATTATCCAGGGCAAGGCCACGCCCATTCAGGTGCTAACCGTTGATTTTAGCGCGGTGAATTTCGGCGACCGCCACGCGGTGCTGAGCACGGCCCAGCTGCTGGAAGACACGGGGGTAGCGGCCTACAACGGGGTAGCGCGCTTTTTTACGGTGCCCGCCTACCTGCTGCTGGCCGCCAAAATCGTATCGGTCGAGGCGCGCCACGCCGCCCTTATCCGCGACTTGCTCACGCCCAACTCCTTCGTTGCTAACGATGTAGTAACCCTCGCCGAAGGCACCAGCCTGGAGCGCCCGCAAACTCCCAGCCAAGTAGCCGCCATCTTCAATACCTTCCTGGCACCCGGCTCCACGCTCGACGTAACGGGCCTGTACTAG
- a CDS encoding ferritin-like domain-containing protein, with protein sequence MNFLNILTQLAEVDSDVLDRLNPRRAVFASLGTVAKRSALAATPVLLASMFQKAYAGTNAGNPVDVFNYALTLEQLEADFYNKVQASPFFLTASAADQAAIKQISKHETAHVALLTTVVQGIGGTPVTGNTFKTSVFATLTSFAAQLQVAQLLEDTGVRAYKGRATDLQGIADVNIPGVGTINPLESALRIHSVEARHAAHIRGMRMQTAWISGTGDLDTQATYQGATPESNTTQAGYNLTMAGVITPSVTYSATDVAAAFDEILTPAEVLAIAMPLIGA encoded by the coding sequence ATGAATTTCCTCAATATCCTTACCCAGCTGGCCGAAGTTGACTCCGATGTCCTCGACCGCCTCAACCCGCGCCGCGCCGTGTTCGCCTCGCTCGGCACGGTAGCCAAGCGCTCGGCGCTGGCCGCTACCCCCGTGCTACTCGCTTCTATGTTCCAGAAGGCCTACGCGGGCACCAACGCAGGCAACCCGGTAGACGTTTTTAATTATGCGCTGACATTGGAGCAATTGGAGGCTGACTTTTATAACAAAGTGCAGGCTTCACCTTTCTTCCTGACGGCTTCGGCGGCTGACCAAGCTGCTATTAAGCAAATCAGCAAGCATGAAACCGCGCACGTGGCATTGTTAACGACGGTTGTTCAAGGCATTGGCGGTACGCCCGTAACTGGTAACACTTTCAAGACCTCGGTTTTCGCTACTCTGACTTCGTTCGCAGCTCAGCTACAAGTGGCTCAGCTTCTGGAAGATACTGGTGTACGCGCCTACAAAGGCCGCGCCACTGACCTGCAAGGCATCGCTGATGTGAATATTCCAGGTGTAGGCACGATTAACCCACTGGAATCAGCTCTTCGTATCCACTCGGTGGAGGCGCGCCACGCGGCTCACATCCGTGGTATGCGTATGCAAACCGCTTGGATTAGCGGTACTGGCGACCTAGACACACAAGCTACCTACCAGGGTGCTACGCCCGAAAGCAACACCACGCAAGCCGGTTACAACCTGACGATGGCCGGTGTTATTACTCCCAGCGTAACGTACTCAGCTACTGATGTAGCCGCTGCGTTTGACGAGATTTTGACTCCTGCGGAAGTATTAGCAATTGCCATGCCGCTCATCGGGGCTTAG
- a CDS encoding ferritin-like domain-containing protein: MSTKTIPSSQPQTTDLEKPLYTPIKRRSFFMYAGATAGATALVLAGCKKDDSTTPTPAAGTVSLGNGNLSVLQYAYSLEQLEAAFYAQVVKTPASDFAPIELAYFTQVATHEAIHRDFFKAAITNVAKGTPIMDLTPDFSSIDFTKRAGVLGAAKAFEDLGVSAYNGAGKLISNSDANGAAYLTLAGKIVSVEARHAAYVRDLLNPGSFAADDQVDPASGLDMSMTPVAVITAAQKYVKQTIDASQVGK; encoded by the coding sequence ATGTCAACCAAAACCATCCCTAGTTCGCAGCCCCAGACGACTGACCTGGAAAAGCCGCTGTACACGCCCATTAAGCGGCGCTCGTTCTTCATGTACGCTGGGGCTACGGCCGGCGCGACCGCGCTGGTGCTGGCTGGTTGCAAGAAGGATGATAGCACTACCCCCACGCCGGCGGCCGGCACGGTAAGCCTGGGCAACGGCAACCTCAGCGTGCTGCAATATGCTTACTCACTGGAGCAACTCGAAGCCGCGTTCTACGCGCAAGTGGTGAAGACCCCGGCCAGCGACTTCGCGCCTATCGAACTGGCTTACTTCACGCAGGTGGCAACCCACGAGGCTATCCACCGCGATTTCTTCAAGGCGGCCATTACCAACGTAGCCAAAGGTACGCCGATTATGGACCTGACGCCCGATTTCAGCTCTATCGACTTCACCAAGCGGGCCGGAGTGCTAGGCGCAGCCAAGGCGTTTGAAGACCTGGGGGTATCGGCCTACAACGGAGCCGGTAAGCTTATTTCGAACTCCGATGCCAACGGCGCTGCTTACCTCACGCTGGCCGGCAAAATCGTGTCGGTTGAAGCCCGCCACGCGGCTTACGTGCGTGACCTGCTTAACCCCGGCTCGTTTGCCGCCGACGACCAGGTAGACCCCGCCTCCGGCCTCGACATGTCCATGACGCCAGTCGCCGTTATCACGGCCGCGCAGAAGTACGTCAAGCAGACTATCGACGCCAGCCAGGTAGGCAAGTAA
- a CDS encoding ferritin-like domain-containing protein, with amino-acid sequence MDFFQILNDISKVDTDVYDRFDTRRQVFKHMGGLGKKVTAATLPALLSTVFTKAYGQTTTALPQIIIDTLNLALSLEYLEFYYYSQGVTSGLFTGNDLNAISIIRDDEQGHINALKMVLGAAAIPDPTPASYDYTAGGNLTPFASAAMYLGTSQGFVDTGVRAYKGGAANLIGDPTAGKAILTAALNIHSVEARHSSHIRSMRRGYSTGTANTNGTGIVGLEAGGPGNLVPKSWLSLQENGGPAPTKTVANLGGPAGGPLTAAVYAAGTDATKYPADDNVMQAGINVQTNATAPAGLTITTAAASEAFDEPLDAAAVKAIARNFITPLGQSKGLFA; translated from the coding sequence ATGGACTTCTTCCAGATTCTTAACGACATTTCCAAAGTAGACACCGACGTGTACGACCGGTTCGACACGCGCCGCCAGGTGTTTAAACACATGGGTGGCCTGGGCAAAAAAGTAACGGCGGCAACCCTGCCAGCGTTGCTGAGCACGGTATTTACCAAAGCCTACGGCCAGACCACGACCGCCCTACCCCAGATTATTATTGATACGCTTAACCTGGCGCTGAGCCTGGAGTATCTGGAGTTTTACTACTACTCGCAAGGGGTAACCAGCGGTTTGTTCACGGGCAATGACCTGAACGCCATTAGCATTATTCGTGATGATGAGCAGGGCCACATTAATGCCCTGAAAATGGTGCTGGGCGCGGCGGCCATTCCTGACCCTACCCCCGCTTCTTACGATTACACGGCCGGCGGCAACCTAACGCCGTTTGCCAGCGCGGCCATGTACCTGGGCACCTCGCAGGGCTTTGTGGACACGGGCGTACGGGCCTACAAGGGCGGCGCGGCCAACCTCATTGGCGACCCCACGGCTGGCAAGGCCATCCTGACGGCCGCCCTGAACATTCACTCGGTAGAGGCGCGGCACTCGTCGCACATCCGCTCGATGCGCCGGGGCTACAGCACGGGCACGGCCAATACCAATGGCACCGGCATCGTTGGTCTCGAAGCTGGTGGCCCCGGCAACCTGGTGCCCAAAAGCTGGCTCTCGCTGCAAGAAAATGGTGGGCCAGCGCCTACCAAAACAGTAGCTAACCTTGGTGGGCCGGCCGGCGGGCCGCTCACGGCCGCCGTGTACGCCGCGGGCACCGATGCCACCAAATATCCGGCTGATGACAATGTGATGCAGGCGGGCATAAATGTGCAAACCAATGCCACTGCTCCGGCAGGCCTGACCATCACGACAGCCGCTGCTAGTGAGGCCTTTGACGAGCCGCTCGACGCTGCGGCCGTGAAGGCTATTGCCCGCAATTTTATCACGCCATTGGGCCAATCCAAGGGTTTATTCGCATAA
- a CDS encoding ferritin-like domain-containing protein codes for MPTLLSPDSPSREATPDQPLYTPIKRRSFFMYAGATAGATALVLAGCKKDSSNSTPGAIDVGSGDYGVLNYAYALEQLEAAFYANVLTGSYFAGATPAEKQIFTDLALHEKIHADFFKTALGSNAIQALMPDFSSITFSDRTSVLNAAQAFEDLGVQAYNGAGRFITNVDYLTLAGKIVSVEARHAALIRDLISYNSFVGPVAGATVTGNAVIDPSLTSATARQEQSKSPATVLMTANTFLAAGSKVSANSLV; via the coding sequence ATGCCTACCCTCTTGTCCCCGGATTCTCCGTCGCGGGAAGCCACCCCCGACCAGCCACTGTACACGCCCATCAAGCGGCGCTCGTTTTTCATGTATGCCGGGGCTACGGCCGGCGCAACCGCCCTAGTACTGGCGGGCTGCAAAAAAGATAGTAGCAACTCCACGCCTGGCGCTATCGACGTGGGCTCGGGCGACTACGGCGTGCTTAACTACGCCTACGCCCTGGAGCAGCTGGAAGCAGCATTCTATGCAAATGTGTTGACGGGCAGCTACTTCGCTGGCGCTACGCCGGCTGAAAAGCAAATCTTTACGGACCTGGCGCTACACGAAAAAATTCACGCTGACTTTTTCAAAACGGCGCTCGGCAGCAATGCCATTCAGGCGCTGATGCCGGATTTTTCGTCCATCACCTTCAGCGACCGCACCAGCGTGCTGAATGCCGCGCAGGCATTTGAGGACCTGGGCGTGCAGGCCTACAACGGCGCGGGCCGCTTCATCACAAACGTAGATTATCTGACGCTGGCCGGCAAAATAGTATCGGTAGAGGCCCGCCACGCGGCCCTTATCCGTGACCTGATTTCCTATAACTCTTTTGTGGGCCCGGTAGCTGGCGCAACGGTAACGGGCAACGCCGTGATTGACCCTAGCCTAACCAGCGCTACCGCCCGTCAGGAACAGTCGAAGTCGCCGGCTACGGTGTTGATGACAGCCAATACGTTCTTAGCTGCTGGCTCTAAGGTTTCGGCTAATAGCCTGGTTTAA
- a CDS encoding ferritin-like domain-containing protein, producing MNFFAIIDQLAEADADFLARFDSRRAVFKHLGTVAQRTALAATPVLLAGVFQKAYAGTNADSPVDILNYALTLEYLEADFYAKFIASGLVPTGAPTTAITKIKQHEDGHVNLLKGTISALGGTPTAPVQFSQSVFNANNSYAALLTIAQVLEDTGVRAYKGRAAELVVGASNGLTASTQVTLLTTALQIHSVEARHAAHIRLMRGQTPWVSNSDDVASNPAYTGATPETNIIQSNVDLTTSLASMYKAADVAAAFDEPLTPAEVLDKSRAGGLVQ from the coding sequence ATGAATTTTTTCGCTATTATTGACCAGCTCGCTGAGGCCGACGCTGATTTTCTGGCCCGCTTCGACTCGCGCCGCGCCGTGTTCAAGCACCTGGGCACGGTGGCCCAGCGCACGGCCCTGGCCGCTACCCCCGTCCTGCTGGCTGGGGTGTTTCAGAAAGCCTACGCCGGCACCAACGCCGATTCGCCCGTCGATATCCTCAACTACGCCCTGACACTGGAATACCTGGAGGCCGATTTCTACGCCAAGTTTATTGCCTCGGGCCTGGTGCCGACCGGCGCGCCCACCACGGCCATCACCAAGATAAAGCAGCACGAAGACGGCCACGTGAACTTGCTCAAAGGCACCATTTCGGCGCTGGGCGGCACGCCTACGGCCCCGGTGCAGTTCAGCCAGTCGGTGTTTAATGCTAATAACAGCTACGCCGCCCTGCTCACCATTGCCCAGGTATTAGAAGACACCGGCGTGCGGGCCTACAAGGGCCGCGCTGCCGAGTTGGTGGTAGGGGCCAGCAACGGCCTGACCGCCTCCACCCAGGTCACGCTGCTGACCACGGCTCTCCAGATTCACTCGGTAGAGGCGCGCCACGCGGCCCACATTCGCCTGATGCGCGGCCAGACGCCTTGGGTGAGCAACAGCGACGATGTGGCCAGCAACCCCGCCTACACCGGCGCTACCCCCGAAACCAACATTATCCAGTCGAACGTGGACCTGACGACCAGCCTGGCCTCGATGTACAAAGCGGCCGACGTGGCCGCCGCCTTCGACGAGCCCCTGACCCCGGCCGAAGTATTGGATAAATCGCGGGCCGGTGGTTTGGTACAATAG
- a CDS encoding ferritin-like domain-containing protein, whose protein sequence is MPTPTPSGHSARPTSPAAAGQPLLMPIKRRSFFMYAGATAGATALVLAGCKKDDNTTPTSSNVTFVAGDVGILNYAYALEQLEAAFYAQVVKTPAADFQTGELAYFTQVATHEAIHRDFFKAAINRDASGQLIQDLTPIFTSIDFTKRATVLAAAQAFEDTGVQAYNGAGALIKNAAYLVLAGKIVSVEARHAAYIRDLLYPGDPNNFFAGDNQVDPSSGLDKNPLKPSAVVAAIQKYVVQPLDASQLG, encoded by the coding sequence ATGCCTACCCCTACCCCCTCGGGCCACTCCGCGCGGCCTACTTCACCTGCTGCCGCCGGCCAGCCTTTGCTGATGCCCATCAAGCGGCGCTCGTTTTTTATGTATGCCGGTGCTACGGCTGGGGCTACGGCCCTGGTGCTGGCGGGCTGCAAAAAGGACGATAACACTACCCCTACCAGCAGCAACGTCACATTTGTGGCCGGCGACGTGGGCATTCTCAACTACGCCTACGCGCTGGAGCAGCTCGAAGCCGCCTTCTACGCGCAGGTGGTGAAGACGCCGGCCGCCGACTTCCAGACGGGTGAGCTGGCGTATTTCACGCAGGTAGCTACCCACGAAGCTATTCACCGCGACTTTTTTAAGGCGGCCATCAACCGCGACGCATCGGGCCAACTGATTCAGGACCTGACGCCCATCTTTACGAGCATCGACTTTACCAAGCGGGCTACGGTGCTGGCTGCCGCCCAAGCGTTTGAGGACACCGGCGTGCAGGCCTACAACGGGGCGGGCGCACTCATCAAGAATGCCGCTTACCTGGTGCTGGCCGGCAAAATAGTGTCGGTAGAAGCCCGCCACGCGGCCTACATCCGCGACCTGCTGTATCCCGGCGACCCCAACAATTTCTTCGCCGGCGATAACCAGGTAGACCCTAGCTCGGGCCTCGATAAGAACCCGCTCAAGCCCTCGGCCGTGGTGGCGGCCATCCAGAAATACGTGGTGCAACCCCTCGATGCCAGCCAGCTCGGCTAA
- a CDS encoding BatD family protein: MFHAGWQFVFCLLFGLSAGAQPAPVGGVASLVPPPAAVPLTEPFPLAFRLRGAPLASQPDFPELEGFRKGKLIKSVTTRLLPGGARRTELTVTQLYLPYAEGSYVVPAFTLTVNGQLLHSPGGRVRVGAAPPNAADVPPGAAAVGSLDQLLGRPKPKYFYEPPDAAFLALEADHERVYVGQGVRVSLYFYLRPADQAVLNFYDFNNQLTELLRQLRQPTTWQVPAPDPSPLPDTVRQPGQPVLLRFRLAAGTYYPLTAQDLQFPALHLTLTKFRLLKKPAPGDNERLAMYKTYMSAPRRVAVRALPPPGGVAVGDYLLREAVSPASFRTGEAFTYTFGVEGAGNPAALGPPTLRPRAGLEIFGPDLKEEALPEGRFRKSFRYRLVARRAGPLPLDSLWQLPFFNPSASRYDTLRPALRLLVSGPNRPTPRANPEADPFYSTALARAETQLQPLDVYQQVGRYAAGLLVALLTLAVVGWWRAE; this comes from the coding sequence ATGTTTCATGCTGGTTGGCAATTCGTTTTTTGCCTGCTTTTCGGCCTCTCCGCCGGGGCGCAGCCGGCTCCGGTGGGCGGGGTAGCCAGCCTAGTGCCGCCCCCCGCTGCCGTGCCCCTGACCGAGCCTTTTCCGCTGGCTTTTCGGCTGCGGGGCGCGCCGCTGGCCAGCCAGCCCGATTTTCCCGAGCTGGAAGGTTTTCGCAAGGGTAAGCTCATCAAAAGCGTAACCACGCGCCTGCTGCCGGGCGGAGCCCGCCGCACCGAGCTGACCGTGACGCAGCTTTACCTGCCCTACGCCGAGGGCAGCTACGTGGTGCCGGCCTTCACGCTGACCGTGAACGGGCAGCTGTTGCATAGCCCCGGCGGCCGGGTGCGGGTGGGCGCGGCCCCGCCCAACGCCGCCGATGTGCCGCCGGGCGCGGCCGCCGTAGGCTCACTCGACCAGCTGCTGGGCCGGCCCAAGCCCAAATATTTTTACGAGCCACCCGACGCGGCTTTCCTGGCCCTGGAGGCCGACCACGAGCGCGTGTACGTGGGCCAGGGCGTGCGCGTGAGCCTATATTTCTACCTGCGGCCCGCCGACCAGGCAGTACTCAATTTCTACGATTTCAACAACCAGCTGACCGAGCTGCTGCGCCAATTGCGCCAGCCCACCACCTGGCAGGTGCCCGCTCCTGACCCTTCGCCGCTGCCCGATACCGTGCGCCAGCCAGGCCAGCCGGTGCTGCTGCGCTTCCGGTTGGCGGCCGGTACCTACTACCCCCTCACGGCCCAAGACCTGCAATTTCCGGCCCTGCACCTGACTCTGACCAAGTTTCGGCTGCTCAAAAAGCCCGCGCCGGGTGATAACGAGCGCCTGGCCATGTACAAAACGTATATGTCGGCCCCGCGGCGGGTGGCCGTGCGCGCTCTACCCCCACCGGGCGGCGTGGCAGTGGGCGACTACCTGTTGCGCGAGGCTGTGAGTCCCGCCAGCTTTCGCACCGGCGAGGCGTTCACGTACACGTTTGGGGTAGAGGGAGCCGGCAACCCGGCTGCCCTGGGGCCACCCACCCTGCGGCCCCGCGCCGGGCTGGAAATATTCGGGCCCGACTTAAAGGAGGAAGCCCTGCCGGAGGGCCGCTTTCGCAAGAGCTTTCGCTACCGGCTGGTGGCCCGCCGCGCCGGCCCGCTGCCACTAGACAGCCTCTGGCAGCTACCATTTTTCAACCCTTCGGCAAGCCGCTACGACACGCTGCGGCCCGCGTTGCGGCTGCTGGTGAGCGGCCCCAACCGCCCTACCCCTCGCGCCAACCCCGAGGCCGACCCCTTTTACAGCACCGCCCTGGCCCGCGCCGAAACCCAGCTGCAACCCCTTGACGTGTACCAGCAAGTGGGGCGCTATGCCGCTGGGTTACTGGTCGCCCTGCTCACGCTGGCCGTAGTGGGCTGGTGGCGGGCGGAGTAA
- the aroC gene encoding chorismate synthase: MSNSFGTLFRITTFGESHGVGIGVIIDGCPAGLALEPAAIQAALDRRRPGQSALTTPRQEADRVQVQSGTFEGLTTGTPISLFIPNADQRSDDYSHIASAYRPSHADYTYDAKYGRRDYRGGGRSSARETAARVAAGAVAATLLAHFGVEVKAYVSAVGEVEVGKPYEELDLSLIDSNPVRCPDAAAAARMEARIRAAQAAHDTVGGVVTGVATGLPPGLGEPVFDKLPAVLGHALLSINAVKGFEFGSGFEGTKLPGSEHNDPFYTDEAGHVRTRTNHSGGSQGGISNGQDVYFRVAFKPVATILQTQQTINQAGEAVELAGRGRHDACVLPRAVPIVEAMTQLVLADLLLRARANRL; encoded by the coding sequence TTGTCAAACTCTTTCGGAACGCTTTTTCGCATCACCACCTTCGGCGAGTCGCACGGAGTCGGGATTGGGGTTATTATTGACGGCTGCCCGGCGGGGCTGGCTCTGGAGCCGGCCGCCATTCAGGCGGCGCTGGATAGGCGGCGGCCGGGACAGTCGGCGCTCACTACCCCCCGCCAGGAGGCCGACCGCGTGCAGGTGCAGTCGGGCACGTTTGAGGGCCTGACCACGGGCACGCCCATCAGCCTATTCATACCTAATGCTGACCAGCGCTCCGACGATTACTCGCACATTGCCAGCGCTTACCGCCCCAGCCACGCCGACTACACCTACGATGCCAAATATGGCCGCCGCGACTACCGCGGCGGCGGCCGCAGCTCGGCCCGCGAAACGGCCGCCCGCGTGGCCGCCGGGGCCGTGGCCGCCACACTGCTGGCGCATTTTGGGGTGGAGGTGAAGGCTTACGTTTCGGCCGTGGGCGAGGTAGAAGTCGGCAAACCCTACGAGGAGCTGGACCTGAGCCTCATCGATAGTAACCCCGTGCGCTGCCCCGACGCCGCCGCCGCCGCCCGCATGGAGGCCCGCATCCGCGCCGCGCAGGCGGCCCACGACACAGTGGGGGGGGTAGTAACCGGCGTGGCTACCGGCCTGCCGCCCGGCCTCGGTGAGCCCGTGTTCGATAAGCTACCCGCCGTGCTGGGCCACGCGCTACTCAGCATAAATGCGGTGAAGGGCTTCGAGTTTGGCTCTGGATTTGAGGGGACTAAATTGCCGGGCTCCGAGCACAATGACCCCTTTTATACCGATGAAGCCGGCCATGTGCGCACTCGCACTAATCACAGCGGCGGCAGCCAGGGTGGCATCTCCAACGGCCAGGACGTGTACTTTCGGGTGGCCTTCAAGCCGGTGGCTACCATCCTGCAAACCCAGCAAACCATCAACCAGGCCGGCGAGGCGGTGGAGTTGGCGGGCCGCGGCCGCCACGATGCTTGCGTGCTGCCCCGCGCCGTGCCCATCGTAGAAGCTATGACGCAGCTCGTGCTGGCCGACTTGCTGTTGCGCGCCCGCGCCAACCGGCTTTAG
- a CDS encoding NifU family protein, with protein sequence MSTVSIYAEASPNPESMKFVLNSTLLPDGVSVDYPTLDAAANSPIAQELFGFDYVGRVFIAQNFVTITKTQPELGWTSIIPELRQFIKSYVEAGGELFLVDPAAEQKAAQAASAGDPTEQNGFTSQKIIDLLDNYVRPAVEQDGGNITFKSFHDGIVTVNLQGSCSGCPSATVTLKSGIENLLKRMVPEVKEVVAEGITA encoded by the coding sequence ATGTCTACTGTCTCCATCTACGCCGAGGCGTCGCCCAATCCTGAGAGCATGAAATTCGTGCTCAACTCTACCCTGCTGCCCGATGGCGTGAGCGTGGACTACCCTACCCTGGACGCGGCGGCCAACTCGCCCATCGCCCAAGAGCTATTCGGCTTCGACTACGTGGGCCGGGTATTCATCGCCCAAAATTTCGTCACTATCACCAAAACGCAGCCCGAGTTGGGTTGGACCAGCATCATCCCCGAACTGCGTCAGTTCATTAAGAGCTACGTGGAGGCTGGCGGCGAGCTATTTTTGGTAGACCCCGCTGCCGAGCAGAAGGCTGCCCAAGCTGCCAGCGCCGGCGACCCGACCGAGCAAAATGGTTTCACATCGCAGAAAATTATTGACCTGCTCGATAACTACGTGCGCCCCGCCGTGGAGCAGGACGGTGGCAATATCACCTTCAAGAGCTTCCACGACGGCATTGTGACCGTGAACCTGCAAGGCTCGTGCTCGGGCTGCCCCTCGGCCACGGTCACGCTGAAGTCGGGCATCGAAAACCTGCTCAAGCGCATGGTGCCCGAGGTGAAGGAAGTAGTAGCCGAAGGCATCACGGCGTAG